The region ATTCCCGTCTTTACGCCAACCTGAAATCCTTTTGCCGCGCTAAAGAAGTGGTCCTTTGCATTTGATTTAGGTTTTAGGCCACCATCGCGAAGCCATTCATCAAAGGCGATGCGATACCAAATAGTGTCACAGGAAACCGCAATCGCCTTTTTCATTGAAATTCGCCCCTGCGCTTTGCTTTCGAAGTTTTGAAAGGCGCGCGTACCTACTTCAACTTGTGAAGGACAATCGTAAGAAGCGTTTAAGTCATAACCTGCATTGGCTGCAGCAACTGCCGAAACTGCTTTAAATGTTGAAGCAGGAGCAAAGAGTCCTTGCAGTGCACGCGAAAGCGCTGGCACACCAGCCTTTTCGCTATAGAGATTCTTGGCTTCAGCAACAGTTAGTCCGCGCTCGTATGAATTTGGATCGTAAGTTGGATATGAAGCCAATGCAATTATCTGTCCATTACGTACATCCATAACGACTGCGGCTGCGCCATCTGATGGATATCCCATTGATCGCGCACGTCGCACTGCATCAGCTAGCGCCGATTCGGCAGCGGCTTGAACGCGAACATCAATACTTGTTACTAAGTGATTTCCACCAACTGGCTTTGAATTTTGAGTGGTACTTGTTACCGCCTCTTTGCGGTCAACAATCACCGTTTTTATTCCTGGTGATCCACGTAAATACTCATCGTATTGAATCTCAAGTCCTGCTTTACCAATTGACTCAGATCTGAAATAACTTCTGCCGTTAGCGCCCGATAAATCTTCTTCTGTTAGCGGTCCTATGTAACCAAGTAAATGCGCAGCATTAGCGCCAGCGTTTGCCGGATAGTTTCTGATCGAAACTGGCGTTGCCGAGACTCCGGGATATTGATCTGGGCGTTCAACTATACGTAGGGCAAGTTCAGGGTCTGCTTCTTTAGTTAACGGAATAGGTTGAAAGCGAGATCCGGTCCAGCATCCCGCACGTTCTCCCTTGGCAAGTTCTCCGCAAAGTCTGGTTCTTTGATAGATATCTCTATATTCAATCTTTAGCAAAGTTGAAAGACTTCGCAGAACTGCAACACCTTTATCTGACTGGCGATCCAATTTTGTGCGATCTACGGTGATAGCGACACCGACTCTGTTAAGTGCCAGTGGCACCCCAGATGAATCAACTATTAACCCACGTGTTGCAGGCGTGACAACATCGCGACTTTGAATAGATAGTGCGGCTTCACGGTATTTCGGACCTGCAGCAACCTGAAGATAGAACAAGCGGCCCATTAATCCAAAGAGCAGAGAGAAAATAAAGATTTGTACTACTAAAAGGCTAAGTCTTGCGCGCTGATTCATATCCGACTCTTAACATCAAAGAGCGCTTCATGAATTCTGGTAACAACAGGTAGTAGTAGCGGAGCAAGTGCTGCTGACCAGAAAGCAGAAGAGAACAGTGAGACAAAAATTGACCAAGTGCTGCCAATATCACTGCCAAGGAAGAGTCCAAGAATTAAGTAGATCAAGCGGATTACTACGACTGCTGCCGCGACTGTGAAGACCAATGAAATTGGATTACCTCGGAAGTTATCGTCACCGTAACCAAGATAAGAGACTGCAAAGCCCGCCAGGATCATTATCAAAGTCCACTGCCCCATAGGTCCTGAAGTGGTTTGAGAAAGATCCATTAAGAGACCAGCGCCAAAACCAGTTAGCGCTCCCATTTCTGGAGTGCCGAGCGCAGACCAGAGAAGCGCGAATATTAAAAATAGTGAGAATCCCCCACCGAATAATTTAAATTGGCTAACCACACTCTCTTGCAGAATATAGATAAGTGTAAATATTGGAAGTGAGATAAAGAATCTGCGGGCAAACATTTATGGGGCTGGCGATTCTGATGGTTGAGCGTAGATAGTCACAGTTGGAACTGGCGTTGGAACCGGCGCTCTTGGAACTAGCGCATCGCGTGGATCCTCTTTTGGCGCTGATACAACAACTGCCACAGTGCTAAGTGAAGAGAAATTAACGTAGAGCTTGATGTCAGCAGTTTGGGTTACCGCACCTGCTGCATTATCTACCGCGGTTACTTGGCCGATAGGAACGCCGGGAACAAATGGTCGATTGTTGACGCTGCCGCGAGCCAGAATTACATCGCCGACCTTAAGAGTGGTTTGGTTATCTAAAAGTTGAAGTACCGCTTTGGAGGTTCCTTGACCGCTTAATATTCCAATTTGTTGGCCGCCCGCGACTCTTGCTCCGACTTTAAATGCCGGATCGGTTGCCAGCTGCACCAGCGCGCTATTTGGATAAGAAATTTTCACAACGCCAACTAAACCTAGCCCAGTAATAACCGTCATATTCTGCCGAATACCGTTATTAGTTCCGGCATCAATAGTGATTGTTTGGGTGAATGAAGAAGTAGATCCGAGTGAAATTACTTTGGCATTAACAACTTTATATTTTGCGGTTCCGGCTAGATCAAGCACTGACTTTAATTTTTCAAGCTCGGCATCTGCGTTCTTGCGATCAATTAGCTCTTTGCGCAATTTTTCATTGGCCGCCTTCAAGCGCTCAATTTCTCCACGAGTGCGACCCAGTTGGGTTACGTCAGAGAAGAAATTTCCAACCGGGCGAAAGATTGTGGCGGCAACAGATTGAACTGGCGAAAGCGCAGATTGCGAACCATTACGTAGCCCAGTGATCACTTGTACGCCACGTAGATCTAAGGTAATTAGAAATAGCGCAGTAACAATCAGTGAAATGAGAAGGAGACGACCGCGGTTGTCGCCGCCGCTACGCATCTATAAAACCTATCGACGAGGCTCGGAGATCAAAACCTTTTCAAGGGCTTCGAACTCTTCAATGCACTTTCCGGAACCTTCAACAACTGCATCCAATGGACGGTCAGCGATATGAATTGGCATTCCGGTCTCTTTGCGAAGACGCTCATCTAGACCCTTAAGAAGCGCTCCTCCACCAGTAAGAACAATTCCGCGATCCATAAGATCTGAAGAAAGTTCTGGTGGACATTTATCGAGCGTGCTCTTTACTGCGTTGATGATCGCATTTACTGGCTCTTCGAGCGCTTTGCGAATTTCTGCAGCGGAAACAACGATTGTCTTTGGAAGTCCGGTTGCAAGATCGCGACCACGGATTTCTGCATCGTTTTCACCTTGTAGTGGATATGCAGAACCAATCGCCATCTTGATTTCTTCTGCTGTGCGCTCACCGAGAAGAAGTGAGAATTCGCGCTTAACCCAGTTAATAATTGATTGATCGAGCTCATCTCCACCAACGCGAATTGAAAGGGATGTAACGATTCCGCCGAGTGAGATAACGGCAACTTCAGTTGTTCCGCCACCTATATCTACAACCATATTTCCTGTCGGTTCGTGGATTGGAAGACCGGCACCGATTGCTGCAGCCATTGGTTCTTCGATGATGTAAACCTTGCGAGCACCTGCTGCATAACCAGCATCTTTAACTGCGCGCTGTTCTACACCTGTGATACCTGAAGGAACGCAAACGACGATGCGTGGCTTTGCCAAGTAACGACGGCGGTGAACTTTCTGAATGAAGTACCGGAGCATGCGCTCGGTTGTATCGAAGTCTGCGATAACGCCATCTTTAAGTGGACGGATCGCAACGATATTTCCAGGTGTGCGACCGATCATCTTCTTAGCTTCAAGACCAACAGCAAGGATTCCGCCGGTGTCTTGGTTTACAGCAACTACTGAAGGCTCGTTTAGAACAATGCCACGACCACGTACGTAGACCAGGGTGTTTGCAGTTCCCAAGTCAACGGCCATATCTCGGCCGATAAATGACATTTTATTACTCATGTTTAACCCTTCAGTTAATCGCTTTGCTTTGAATTAATTGGAATTACTTGCCGAAGAAAATTTCGATTTCGCGTGCTGCAGATTCTGGTGAATCAGAACCATGCACGATGTTCTGAACAACTTTTGTGCCTTGATCGCGAGCTAGATCGCCGCGAATTGTTCCGGGCGCTGCAACCGTTGGATCAGTTACTCCAGCAAGGGAACGGAAACCTTCGATTACGCGATTTCCTTCGGCAACTATTGCAACGATCGGACCTGACATCATGAACTCAACTAGTGGTTCGAAAAATGGTTTGCCTTGATGTTCTGCGTAATGACGTTCGAGAAGTGCACGATCTGCCTGCATCATCTTGAGCGCGGTTACAACATAACCTTTCTTCTCTATACGCGAAATAACTTCGCCTACCAATTGGCGGCGTACGCCATCTGGCTTTACGAGGATCAAGGTCTTTTCTGTGCTCACCTGCCTAGTCTATTAGGCATCTGGGTGTGTCCGCTCCATGGCTATTTCGCCCTACTTTTCATCGCCTTTGCGGTCGGCGGGGTTACCTTGCGCCAAAAGGGCGGCGCGGGCGGCCTCACCCTTACGGCCAACAATTATCGCCGCAATCCATAACCCCACGAACATGACATTAACAATCGCCATGGATGGAACAACAAAGCTATATGCAGCCATTGCGATCTGAAGAATTGAACCAAAGATCCAACCTGAGCGCTTCTTGAGAAGTCGAATTGCATAGATCATTAAAAACATAACTACTGCGCCATAAATTAAAGTCAGCGGCTCGCCGCTATCTTTCGCAAGCAACATTGCAAAACCCATAATCAAAAATTCCATGGAAAGCACAGCAGAACCAAGTATGCGCATTATTTGCCTTCCTCAATCGATGACTTCGCATATTTCTTTCGCACCGCAGTGCGAGCTTCGCCAACCGTGACTACTGATCCGGTTATCAAGATAGCTAACGATTCTTCACTAAGTGGACGAACTGAATCCTTAATGGCTTTATCAATTGCATCGGTAAGCGTTGGCTGAGCAAAGACTCGGTCAGCGCCAAATATTTGGGTTGCTAAAGCCTCTAAATCGCCAACTGCCATTGATCGTGCAGCCGAGTTAGTTGTAACAATTATTTGGTTCATTATCGGCTCCAGCGCCTGCAAAATTCCTAGAGCATCCTTATCTGCCATAAGGGCAACAATTCCTGTGACATCATCAAAGGTGAATTCACTCTGAATGGTTTCTGCAATCGCCTTAGCTCCATGCGGGTTATGTGCGGCATCCAAGATAATTGTTGGATCGCGATGAATAATCTCGCAACGCCCTGGTGAGGTCACATTGGCAAACCCGGCGCGCACCGCATCTATATCCAAATCTTGTTCTCCGAAAAATGCTTCAACAGCGATCAAGGCAGCCGCCGCATTTGATGCTTGGTGCTTGCCGTGTAGCGGCAAGAAAATATCGTCGTAATGTCCACGCAAACCTGTAATTGAGATCAACTGACCGCCTACTGCAATCGCGCGAGAATCAATTGAGTATTCAAGGCCTTCACGTGCTACATCAGCACCGACTTCAGCGGCTCTGCGTAGTAGTTCTACCGCTGCTTCGGGCTCTTGTTGTGCCAAGACTACAAAGCCTTGTTCCTTGATAATTCCCGCTTTAGTAGTCGCAATTTCTGCAATTGTGTTTCCGAGGTACTCCATGTGATCTAAGCCGATCGGCATAATCACCGATACATCGGCATCGACAACATTTGTTGCATCCCACTGTCCACCCATGCCGACTTCAATTACTCCGACATCAATCGGATGTTCTGCGAAAGCGGCAAAGGCCAGCGCGGTAATGGCTTCAAAGAATGAGATTGGGTTATCAAACTTGGTATCCATTAAATCTAGGTAAGGGCTGATGTCGTTAAAGGAGAAGATCATCTCTTTAGCATCGATCGGTTGGCCGTTGATACAGATACGTTCTAGATAACTTTCTAGGTGCGGGCTGGTGAAGCGACCCGTGCGTAGACCCATCTCAAATAGAAGTGAATCGACCATACGTGATGTTGTGGTCTTGCCGTTGGTGCCACCGATATGAATCGTTGGATAAGTAAGTTGTGGCGAGCCAAGCATGTCAACGAGTGCTGAGATTCTTTCAAGAGTTGGTGCGATGCGATTTTCTGGCCAGCGCGCGAGCAAAGCTTTTTCGATTGCGTCTATGCGCGCCTGATCATCTGGATTGATGTTATTCATAATTTATATGCGATTTACTTTAGCGCAGCAAGAGCGGCAGTAATGCGTTCGATATCTGAAGTTGTCTTGCCTAACCGCTCTTTGATCTCGACAACGACATCAGCCGGTGCCTTGGCCATAAAGCCAGCGTTGCCTAATTTAACTTCAGCGGTCTGAAGATCTTTCTTGGCGGCGGCTAAATCTTTCTCTAAACGTGCGCGCTCTGCGACTACATCGATTGAACCAGTTAAATCGAGTTCGATCTTGATGCCGCCAATTTCAAGAGATGCAGATGGTGTGAAATCTTTGTCTTCGAGTTTCAATAAGAAGCGAAGAGCGCTGGAGTATTCGAGCACATCGGCAGAGCCAGAGAAACGGCCCGGCACTTTCTGAGAAGGCTTAAGCCCTTGATCATTGCGGAAGCGACGAACTTCAGTAACGACTTCTTGCAGAGTTGAAATCAGTTTCTCTGACTTTTTATCAACGTGTGAACTATCTGCCTTCGGCCATTGAGCGACAACAAGGGACTCTCCCCCGGTGAGCGTGCACCAGAGTTCTTCAGTAATAAATGGCATTACTGGGTGCAGAGTGCGCAGCAGTTGATCAAGAACATGGCCAAGCACGCGTTGTGAATTTGCCTTGTTATCTGAGGCGAAAGTTTCTTTAGAAAGTTCTAAGTACCAGTCGCAGAGGTCATCCCAAGCAAAGTGGTAGAGAGTTTCGCAGGCGCGAGCGAATTCGTAACCTTCGAGAAGTGAATCAACATCGCGCAGAGTTTCGCTAAGGCGAGACAAGATCCAGCGATCAATTGCATTTAGCTCAGAATTTGCTGGCAGAGCGCCGTTTACATTGGCGCCGTTCATCATCGCAAAGCGAGTTGCATTCCAGAGTTTGGTCGCAAAGTTACGAGAACCGCCGATCCAATCTTCAGCCAAAGCTTGATCTGTGCCGGGGTTGGCACCGCGCGCTAAGGTAAAGCGCAGTGCATCGGCGCCGTACTTATCCATAAACTCAATTGGATCAATTACATTTCCGCGACTCTTCGACATCTTCTTGCCGAATTGATCGCGCACTAGACCGTGCAACATGATCGTTTTAAATGGAGCAACGCCATCCATTGCAAAGGTGGACATCATCATCATGCGAACTACCCAGAAGAAGAGAATGTCATAACCAGTTACAAGAACGCTTGTTGGATAGAACTTAGCAAGATCGGCTGATTTCTCTGGCCAGCCAAAGGTAGAAAATGCCCACTGTCCTGATGAGAACCAGGTATCTAAAACATCTGGATCTTGCGTCCAACCTGCGGGTGCAGTTTGGTCAGGTCCAACAACTTCAACTTCACCATTTGGTCCATACCAAACTGGAATGCGATGGCCCCACCAAAGTTGGCGAGAGATACACCAGTCGTGCATGTTATCTACCCACTCAAAATATCTAGGCGCAAGTGCTTCTGGTTCGATCTTTACTTCACCGCTGCGCACAGCATCAGCGGATGCTTTTGCAAGAGGCGCAACCTTTACAAACCACTGCTTTGAAAGTCTTGGTTCAACTGTTGTATCGCAACGTGAGCAATGCCCAACTGCGTGAATGTATGGACGCTTTTCAGCAACAACGCGCCCCATCTCTTTAAGCTTTGCAACTACGGCCACGCGGGCATCGAAGCGATCCATGCCATCGAATTCGGTTCCGGTGCCGGCCATTACGCCGTGCTCGTTCATGATCACAACGAATGGGACGTTGTGACGTACCGCCATTTCGAAGTCATTTGGATCGTGGGCTGCAGTTACCTTTACTGCGCCAGTTCCGAAATCCATCTCCACGAGTTCGTCAGCAATGATCGGAATCATGCGATCTACCAGAGGCAAGAGAACTTCAGTACCAATCATGTGCTTATAACGTGGATCATCTGGGTGAACTGCTACAGCGCCATCGCCCAACATTGTTTCGGCACGTGTTGTTGCAACAACGATTGATTGCTCGCCTTCGCCATAGCGGATCTGCACAAACTCTCCGGCATCATCTTGGTGATCAACTTCAATATCTGAAAGCGCCGTTAAACAACGTGGGCACCAGTTGATAATTCTTTCTGCGCGATAGATAAGCCCAGCATCATGCATCTTCTTAAAGATCGATACAACGGCCTTGGACATTCCTTCATCCATTGTGAAACGCTCGCGCGACCAGTCGACGCTAACGCCCAGGCGCTTCATCTGATCAAGGATTGCTCCGCCAGATTCAGCTTTCCATTCCCAAACTTTCTTAACAAATGCTTCACGTCCTAAGTCATGGCGAGAAAGCCCTTGTGCGCCTAATTGTTTTTCAACAACGTTCTGCGTTGCGATACCGGCGTGATCCATTCCGGGAAGCCAGAGAACTTCGTAACCCTTCATACGTTTCATGCGAGATAAACAATCTTGCAGAGTCTGATCTAACGCGTGACCAATATGTAGAACTCCTGTCACATTTGGTGGAGGAAGAACAATTGTGAACGCTTCTTTTGAAGATGAAGCATCTGCGGTGAAGTAATCAGCTTTCAGCCATTTTGAATAAAGGCTTGACTCAATATCGGCCGGATTAAAGGTCGATGCGAGTTCTTTGCCAGATGGCGAGCTTGAAGACATAGAGCGCAGTCTAGATTATGCGCTCTTCTCCTCTGTACCTTTTTCGCGGCGTGAAGCGCGCTTTGGAATATCGCCAGTGCGTGCAACCAGGGTAGGAGCCACATTTTCATCGATACATTCCTTATTAATGATCACTTTTGCGATATCGCTGCGACTTGGTACGTCGTACATTACAGATAACAGAACAGATTCCATGATCGCACGAAGTCCGCGAGCACCTGTGCCACGCTTTAGCGCAAGCTCTGCAATAGCATCGAGTGACTCGGAAGTGAATTCGAGTTCCACATCGTCCAAGTTAAAGAGGCGCTGATACTGCTTAACGAGCGCATTCTTTGGCTCCGTCAAAATCTGCATTAGCGCCGACTTATCTAGATTCTCGACGCTAGTAAGAACTGGCAGGCGGCCGATGAATTCAGGGATCATTCCAAACTTCAAAAGATCTTCTGGCATTACATCGGAGAAGATATCTTTGCGGTTCTTATCTGTAGCCTCTTGCAGAGTTGCATTAAATCCAACTCCAGCTTTTCCGCTACGCGCTTCAATGATTTTATCTAGACCAGCGAATGCTCCACCGACGATAAAGAGAACATTTGTTGTATCGAGTTGAATAAATTCTTGGTGTGGGTGCTTGCGTCCACCTTGAGGTGGAACTGATGCGACCGTGCCTTCAAGAATTTTAAGGAGCGCCTGCTGAACGCCTTCACCTGATACGTCGCGAGTAATTGATGGGTTCTCTGATTTACGTGCGACCTTATCGATTTCATCGATATAGATGATTCCAGTTTCGGCTTTCTTTACATCGTAATCTGCAGCCTGTAAAAGTTTGAGCAAAATGTTTTCTACATCTTCACCAACGTAACCGGCTTCAGTTAGAGCAGTTGCATCTGCAATTGCAAATGGCACATTGAGCATGCGCGCCAAAGTTTGCGCCATTAGAGTCTTGCCACAACCAGTTGGGCCAAGTAACAAAATATTTGACTTGGCTAGTTCTACGCCGTCTTCGCCTTTACCTTCACCTGATTGCACGCGCTTGTAGTGGTTATAAACGGCAACTGCTAAAGATTTCTTGGCACGGTCTTGACCGATTACATATTGATCAAGGAATTCAAAGATTGCCTGTGGCTTAGGAAGTTCGGTTAAGCCAAGGGTGCTCGCCTCGGCGAGTTCTTCAACGATGATCTCGTTACAGAGTTCGATACATTCGTCGCAGATATAAACGCCAGGACCGGCGATGAGCTTCTTGACCTGCTTCTGTGTCTTGCCACAGAAGGAACATTTGAGCAGGTCGCTAGTTTCACCGATACGAGTCATGGGATAAGAATAGTTTTTTGCCCGAAATTTTGTGGGTTAAATCAGGCTCGAGGTTGTTCGCCCATAGATGAATTACCTGAAGAGTAAGGCGGCTTGGTGGATTTCATCTCCTTAACTCCAGGTACAAATAAGACGATGCCGCAGATGAGTAAGTGAAATACCGCTACGCCGATCAAGAGTTCTTTCTCGCCAAAAACGCTAACCATTGGCCCCGCAAGTGCCATACCTAATGGCATTAAGCCAAGTGATCCCATGTAATCAATGCTAAAGACGCGCCCTTGATATTCGGCAGGAACTTCGCGTTGAACTTGAGTTGCCCAAAAAGCTTCCCAAGGTCCAACTGAAAATCCTGCTGCAAAATATGCCAGGAAGATTAATTCTTTCGAAGAAGGAAAAGCTAAGACTAGAGGTGCAAAGATAAACAATCCCCAGACGACTACTGAAACTAACCCTGGATTTTTAACTTTTGCTTTGATGCAAATAACGGCTGAAATTGCCCCACCCAAACTAAAGAGCGCAGCAGATGTTGCAAAAACTGAGGCTGTTCCAAAATCTCGTTTTGTAATCACTGGCAATAGTACGTTTTCAACTCCGATAACCATCATTAGTTGAACTGATGCCATGAGGATCATCGCTGCGATCCACTTGTAATACCAAACAACCTTTAAGCCTTCACGAATCTCAAGAAAAAATTGGTTCTCTTTCCCAGTTGGTGCAATTGCAGGACCTTCATCTATACGGAGTAGCAAGACCGCGCCGAGAAGAAAGAAAATAGAGGTTGCTATATAGGTTGCGTGCGTTCCCAATGAAACGACAATTACTCCAGCAACTCCTGGTCCAGCAATATGACTACCTTTTAACAAGATTCCGCGGATTACATTTCCAGAGGGAAGCAAGTGATCCGGAATCAGACTTGGAATAATTGCACCAGCAGCGGGACCACCAAATGCGTCGCTAACTCCCATCAGCACAACTATTCCGCCAAGAATCCACATGGAGATACTTTCCGGTCTGATGAAGATGACGATGCTTCCGATAACAGCTCTGAATCCATCAGAAAAAATCAGAATCATTTTTCTTGGCAAACGATCGACCCAGACACCGCCAACGGGAGCAAGTAACACTCCAGATAGAACTCGCGCCGCCAGGATTAATCCGAGTGTTGAAGCAGACCCGCCGGCATCGAGAACGGTTACTGCTAGTGCGATCGGAAAAGCAGACATTGCAATGACAGTGAGAACGTTTGAGATTAGAAGATTTCTATAGGCCTTATATGAAAAAAGAGCGCCGGGTTCGAAATATTTTTTCAACATTTCTAGACCGACGCCCCTTTATTGAGAGAATTAATTAAGAATTAAGCGGAAGGCTTCGCCTTGCGTGAAGACATAACCCTATCGATAATTCCGTATTCAACTGCTTCTGCTGCAGTAAGAATCTTGTCGCGCTCGATATCTTTCTCGATTTCTTCAATGCTCTTGTTTGAATGCTTTGCGAGCATTGTTTCGAGAAGGCCACGCATACGCATGATCTCGCGTGCTTGGATTTCGATATCTGAAGCCTGTCCCCCACCCTCAGATGAAGGTTGGTGGATAAGGATTCGAGAATGTTCTAGACCATAGCGCTTTCCTTTAGTACCACCAGCAAGGATGATCGCCGCAGCTGATGCTGCTTGTCCGAGACAAATTGTTGTGATGTCTGGGCGAACAAATTGCATAGTGTCATAAATAGCGGTGAGAGCTGTAAATGATCCACCAGGTGAGTTGATATAGATCGAGATATCGCGATCTGGATCCATTGATTCAAGAGTTAGCAACTGAGCCATGACATCGTTTGCAACGGTGTCATCAATTGGTTGACCCAAGAAGATGATGCGCTCTTCGAATAGCTTTGTATAAGGATCAAGGCGCTTGTAACCGTAAGCGGTCTTTTCTTCAATTGTTGGAAGAACGTAGCGGTTGGTAATTTCTTGGATATGTTTCATTACTTCTTGCCTCCCGCAACTTGTCCATCATTTGTAGCGATGTGATCGATAAAGCCGTATGCGAGCGCATCCTTGGCGTTGAACCAGTTATCGCGATCGGAATCAGCGATGATCTTTTCTAGAGGCTGACCAGTGTGCTTGGCATTTAGCTCAGACATTGTCTGCTTGGTAATTGCCATTTGTTCTGCCTGAATACGAATATCTGTTGCAGTACCGCCGATGCCGCCCAG is a window of Candidatus Planktophila lacus DNA encoding:
- the mrdA gene encoding penicillin-binding protein 2; protein product: MNQRARLSLLVVQIFIFSLLFGLMGRLFYLQVAAGPKYREAALSIQSRDVVTPATRGLIVDSSGVPLALNRVGVAITVDRTKLDRQSDKGVAVLRSLSTLLKIEYRDIYQRTRLCGELAKGERAGCWTGSRFQPIPLTKEADPELALRIVERPDQYPGVSATPVSIRNYPANAGANAAHLLGYIGPLTEEDLSGANGRSYFRSESIGKAGLEIQYDEYLRGSPGIKTVIVDRKEAVTSTTQNSKPVGGNHLVTSIDVRVQAAAESALADAVRRARSMGYPSDGAAAVVMDVRNGQIIALASYPTYDPNSYERGLTVAEAKNLYSEKAGVPALSRALQGLFAPASTFKAVSAVAAANAGYDLNASYDCPSQVEVGTRAFQNFESKAQGRISMKKAIAVSCDTIWYRIAFDEWLRDGGLKPKSNAKDHFFSAAKGFQVGVKTGIDLPSESSGRLADREWRKSWYEQNKDFYCNYKERASKSQQTAFLVQLAYENCLDGDKIRAGDAVNFSIGQGDTVISPLKLAQMYAAIANGGTILKPTIAKAIVKTDGTVIKEFKPEKLGVIPATKETIKFLHGSLREVVISGTGAGAFNSFPIPISGKTGTAQVFGRNPNGSAKADTSWFASYGPTNKPRFAVVMMVSQGGFGASVSGVGTRKIYETLFGVEGSKVSSAKILFPSGIPPVGLPKISPATKVKGAK
- the mreD gene encoding rod shape-determining protein MreD encodes the protein MFARRFFISLPIFTLIYILQESVVSQFKLFGGGFSLFLIFALLWSALGTPEMGALTGFGAGLLMDLSQTTSGPMGQWTLIMILAGFAVSYLGYGDDNFRGNPISLVFTVAAAVVVIRLIYLILGLFLGSDIGSTWSIFVSLFSSAFWSAALAPLLLPVVTRIHEALFDVKSRI
- the mreC gene encoding rod shape-determining protein MreC; amino-acid sequence: MRSGGDNRGRLLLISLIVTALFLITLDLRGVQVITGLRNGSQSALSPVQSVAATIFRPVGNFFSDVTQLGRTRGEIERLKAANEKLRKELIDRKNADAELEKLKSVLDLAGTAKYKVVNAKVISLGSTSSFTQTITIDAGTNNGIRQNMTVITGLGLVGVVKISYPNSALVQLATDPAFKVGARVAGGQQIGILSGQGTSKAVLQLLDNQTTLKVGDVILARGSVNNRPFVPGVPIGQVTAVDNAAGAVTQTADIKLYVNFSSLSTVAVVVSAPKEDPRDALVPRAPVPTPVPTVTIYAQPSESPAP
- a CDS encoding rod shape-determining protein, whose product is MSNKMSFIGRDMAVDLGTANTLVYVRGRGIVLNEPSVVAVNQDTGGILAVGLEAKKMIGRTPGNIVAIRPLKDGVIADFDTTERMLRYFIQKVHRRRYLAKPRIVVCVPSGITGVEQRAVKDAGYAAGARKVYIIEEPMAAAIGAGLPIHEPTGNMVVDIGGGTTEVAVISLGGIVTSLSIRVGGDELDQSIINWVKREFSLLLGERTAEEIKMAIGSAYPLQGENDAEIRGRDLATGLPKTIVVSAAEIRKALEEPVNAIINAVKSTLDKCPPELSSDLMDRGIVLTGGGALLKGLDERLRKETGMPIHIADRPLDAVVEGSGKCIEEFEALEKVLISEPRR
- the ndk gene encoding nucleoside-diphosphate kinase, translating into MSTEKTLILVKPDGVRRQLVGEVISRIEKKGYVVTALKMMQADRALLERHYAEHQGKPFFEPLVEFMMSGPIVAIVAEGNRVIEGFRSLAGVTDPTVAAPGTIRGDLARDQGTKVVQNIVHGSDSPESAAREIEIFFGK
- a CDS encoding DUF4233 domain-containing protein gives rise to the protein MRILGSAVLSMEFLIMGFAMLLAKDSGEPLTLIYGAVVMFLMIYAIRLLKKRSGWIFGSILQIAMAAYSFVVPSMAIVNVMFVGLWIAAIIVGRKGEAARAALLAQGNPADRKGDEK
- a CDS encoding bifunctional folylpolyglutamate synthase/dihydrofolate synthase, encoding MNNINPDDQARIDAIEKALLARWPENRIAPTLERISALVDMLGSPQLTYPTIHIGGTNGKTTTSRMVDSLLFEMGLRTGRFTSPHLESYLERICINGQPIDAKEMIFSFNDISPYLDLMDTKFDNPISFFEAITALAFAAFAEHPIDVGVIEVGMGGQWDATNVVDADVSVIMPIGLDHMEYLGNTIAEIATTKAGIIKEQGFVVLAQQEPEAAVELLRRAAEVGADVAREGLEYSIDSRAIAVGGQLISITGLRGHYDDIFLPLHGKHQASNAAAALIAVEAFFGEQDLDIDAVRAGFANVTSPGRCEIIHRDPTIILDAAHNPHGAKAIAETIQSEFTFDDVTGIVALMADKDALGILQALEPIMNQIIVTTNSAARSMAVGDLEALATQIFGADRVFAQPTLTDAIDKAIKDSVRPLSEESLAILITGSVVTVGEARTAVRKKYAKSSIEEGK
- a CDS encoding valine--tRNA ligase, which gives rise to MSSSSPSGKELASTFNPADIESSLYSKWLKADYFTADASSSKEAFTIVLPPPNVTGVLHIGHALDQTLQDCLSRMKRMKGYEVLWLPGMDHAGIATQNVVEKQLGAQGLSRHDLGREAFVKKVWEWKAESGGAILDQMKRLGVSVDWSRERFTMDEGMSKAVVSIFKKMHDAGLIYRAERIINWCPRCLTALSDIEVDHQDDAGEFVQIRYGEGEQSIVVATTRAETMLGDGAVAVHPDDPRYKHMIGTEVLLPLVDRMIPIIADELVEMDFGTGAVKVTAAHDPNDFEMAVRHNVPFVVIMNEHGVMAGTGTEFDGMDRFDARVAVVAKLKEMGRVVAEKRPYIHAVGHCSRCDTTVEPRLSKQWFVKVAPLAKASADAVRSGEVKIEPEALAPRYFEWVDNMHDWCISRQLWWGHRIPVWYGPNGEVEVVGPDQTAPAGWTQDPDVLDTWFSSGQWAFSTFGWPEKSADLAKFYPTSVLVTGYDILFFWVVRMMMMSTFAMDGVAPFKTIMLHGLVRDQFGKKMSKSRGNVIDPIEFMDKYGADALRFTLARGANPGTDQALAEDWIGGSRNFATKLWNATRFAMMNGANVNGALPANSELNAIDRWILSRLSETLRDVDSLLEGYEFARACETLYHFAWDDLCDWYLELSKETFASDNKANSQRVLGHVLDQLLRTLHPVMPFITEELWCTLTGGESLVVAQWPKADSSHVDKKSEKLISTLQEVVTEVRRFRNDQGLKPSQKVPGRFSGSADVLEYSSALRFLLKLEDKDFTPSASLEIGGIKIELDLTGSIDVVAERARLEKDLAAAKKDLQTAEVKLGNAGFMAKAPADVVVEIKERLGKTTSDIERITAALAALK